A section of the Ciona intestinalis chromosome 4, KH, whole genome shotgun sequence genome encodes:
- the fli/erg1 gene encoding transcription factor protein (The RefSeq protein has 3 substitutions compared to this genomic sequence), with protein sequence MLSSVNSVPEDFSVKSRRNVTDLAESLTNEIKQEPGAIGEVVNGAFDLSTSGEQAADLRYHMYNGKRQDSPTSFIRSNPDPCLASGATHNGKHTPNLNENHNGQTDFGMTQHGAFTSPGEDFVEDHAISSFLNSAEADPALPPSSEIQINCSNPRSQPPPPDFSPPVAEARANENRTVSSYLRTSPSIPTCDAQKQTSNLATTSAPVRVGQPQLSKVVRSSSFSNYQSMGSAFKPAYQHSSYPHHNYPSNSPHYNHVPSPPERQGNSNNSPSSEHVDPNHPQHHGYQIPDANYDFDGNFAGRRRQTPSLESNVSYQQRGLTGTPNVTEPNSQQGNGEAETKRVIVPADPLVWTEEHVQEWVEWTITEYNLSDVDRSSFSNINGRALCEMTKEHFHRITSAKNADVFMSHLNYLRRHTGPLPNLSSDDVEHIIQDGVYPYTGEPIPPIRTARNSFYNDPACPDVNPTAARHGSRYIPSNYSGQPTETKGPRNAVPVTSPNIDPYQLFGPTSARLCNPGSGQIQLWQFLLELLSDPANAVCITWEGTNGEFKMVDPDDVARRWGERKSKPNMNYDKLSRALRYYYDKNIMTKVHGKRYAYKFDFQGLAASLQPQPDQSSYSFGGDFKHPIYRHEMHFQAPGHAYPPMPHPAPPYHGQKHAYIPSPPARSPSYPGHPAASPGQYSWHPDMPAYPAVPTLASPHSNQPLPPTSFYN encoded by the exons ATGTTGAGCAG CGTTAACTCAGTCCCAGAGGATTTCTCTGTCAAGTCCCGGCGAAACGTAACTGAACTTGCAGAATCACTGACCAACGAAATCAAGCAAGAACCAGGGGCCATCGGGGAGGTGGTGAACGGTGCTTTCGACTTGAGCACATCAGGGGAGCAAGCAGCCGACCTCCGTTATCACATGTACAACGGAAAGAGACAAGACAGTCCCACATCGTTCATCCGCAGCAACCCGGATCCTTGCCTTGCATCAGGTGCTACCCACAACGGCAAGCACACCCCAAATCTGAACGAAAATCACAACGGTCAAACCGACTTCGGAATGACTCAACACGGTGCGTTCACCAGTCCTGGTGAAGACTTTGTTGAAGATCACGCAATCTCTTCGTTTCTTAACAGCGCTGAGGCTGATCCAGCACTGCCACCTTCTTcagaaatacaaataaactgcAGCAATCCACGGTCTCAACCACCGCCACCAGATTTTAGTCCACCAGTTGCGGAAGCTAGGTCAAACGAAAACAGAACCGCATCTTCATACCTGCGTACTTCACCCAGTATTCCAACATGTGACGCTCAAAAACAGACGAGCAACCTGGCGACAACGAGCGCCCCAGTCCGAGTTGGACAACCACAACTTTCTAAAGTTGTTCGATCGAGTTCGTTTTCAAATTACCAATCAATGGGTTCTGCGTTCAAACCTGCCTACCAACACAGCAGTTACCCACACCACAATTACCCTTCCAACTCCCCACATTACAATCATGTTCCAAGTCCACCTGAAAGACAAGGCAACTCCAACAACAGCCCATCATCCGAGCACGTTGACCCAAATCACCCTCAACACCACGGCTACCAGATACCTGACGCCAACTACGACTTTGACGGCAATTTCGCTGGCCGGAGGCGCCAGACACCCTCTCTAGAATCGAACGTATCATATCAACAAAGGGGATTAACCGGTACACCAAATGTGACCGAACCAAACTCACAACAAGGAAACGGGGAAGCAGAAACTAAACGAGTTATTGTACCAGCAG ATCCACTAGTTTGGACGGAGGAGCACGTACAAGAATGGGTCGAATGGACGATTACGGAGTACAATCTAAGTGACGTCGATCGTTCCTCATTCAGCAATATCAACGGGCGAGCATTATGTGAGATGACAAAGGAGCATTTCCACCGAATAACCAGCGCGAAAAATGCTGACGTGTTCATGAGTCATTTGAATTACTTGAGAC GTCATACTGGACCTTTGCCCAACCTCAGTTCCGATGACGTGGAACACATTATTCAAGATGGCGTCTACCCCTACACTGGTGAACCAATCCCACCAATCCGTACAGCTAGAAACAGCTTCTATAATGATCCTGCATGTCCAGACGTGAACCCAACTGCCGCAAGACACGGCAGCAGATACATACCTTCCAATTATTCAGGACAACCAACCGAAACAAAGG GCCCAAGAAACGCAGTGCCCGTTACGTCTCCCAATATAGATCCGTATCAACTTTTCGGACCGACCAGTGCAAGACTTTGCAATCCTGGCAGTGGCCAGATTCAGCTTTGGCAGTTTCTTCTAGAACTGCTTAGCGACCCTGCAAACGCTGTGTGCATTACGTGGGAGGGAACAAACGGAGAATTCAAAATGGTGGACCCTGATGACGTAGCACGGCGTTGGGGAGAAAGAAAGAGCAAACCAAATATGAATTATGACAAGTTGAGCAGAGCTCTAAG GTACTATTATGACAAGAATATCATGACAAAAGTTCATGGAAAGAGATACGCTTACAAGTTCGACTTTCAAGGTCTAGCAGCTTCACTGCAGCCACAACCGGACCAATCGTCCTACTCATTCGGCGGCGACTTTAAACACCCGATCTACAGACATGAAATGCATTTCCAAGCACCTGGCCATGCCTATCCACCGATGCCACATCCAGCGCCGCCCTACCATGGACAAAAACATGCCTACATTCCGTCTCCG
- the fli/erg1 gene encoding transcription factor protein isoform X1, with translation MLSSVNSVPEDFSVKSRRNVTELAESLTNEIKQEPGAIGEVVNGAFDLSTSGEQAADLRYHMYNGKRQDSPTSFIRSNPDPCLASGATHNGKHTPNLNENHNGQTDFGMTQHGAFTSPGEDFVEDHAISSFLNSAEADPALPPSSEIQINCSNPRSQPPPPDFSPPVAEARSNENRTASSYLRTSPSIPTCDAQKQTSNLATTSAPVRVGQPQLSKVVRSSSFSNYQSMGSAFKPAYQHSSYPHHNYPSNSPHYNHVPSPPERQGNSNNSPSSEHVDPNHPQHHGYQIPDANYDFDGNFAGRRRQTPSLESNVSYQQRGLTGTPNVTEPNSQQGNGEAETKRVIVPADPLVWTEEHVQEWVEWTITEYNLSDVDRSSFSNINGRALCEMTKEHFHRITSAKNADVFMSHLNYLRRHTGPLPNLSSDDVEHIIQDGVYPYTGEPIPPIRTARNSFYNDPACPDVNPTAARHGSRYIPSNYSGQPTETKGPRNAVPVTSPNIDPYQLFGPTSARLCNPGSGQIQLWQFLLELLSDPANAVCITWEGTNGEFKMVDPDDVARRWGERKSKPNMNYDKLSRALRYYYDKNIMTKVHGKRYAYKFDFQGLAASLQPQPDQSSYSFGGDFKHPIYRHEMHFQAPGHAYPPMPHPAPPYHGQKHAYIPSPPARSPSYPGHPAASPGQYSWHPDMPAYPAVPTLASPHSNQPLPPTSFYN, from the exons ATGTTGAGCAG CGTTAACTCAGTCCCAGAGGATTTCTCTGTCAAGTCCCGGCGAAACGTAACTGAACTTGCAGAATCACTGACCAACGAAATCAAGCAAGAACCAGGGGCCATCGGGGAGGTGGTGAACGGTGCTTTCGACTTGAGCACATCAGGGGAGCAAGCAGCCGACCTCCGTTATCACATGTACAACGGAAAGAGACAAGACAGTCCCACATCGTTCATCCGCAGCAACCCGGATCCTTGCCTTGCATCAGGTGCTACCCACAACGGCAAGCACACCCCAAATCTGAACGAAAATCACAACGGTCAAACCGACTTCGGAATGACTCAACACGGTGCGTTCACCAGTCCTGGTGAAGACTTTGTTGAAGATCACGCAATCTCTTCGTTTCTTAACAGCGCTGAGGCTGATCCAGCACTGCCACCTTCTTcagaaatacaaataaactgcAGCAATCCACGGTCTCAACCACCGCCACCAGATTTTAGTCCACCAGTTGCGGAAGCTAGGTCAAACGAAAACAGAACCGCATCTTCATACCTGCGTACTTCACCCAGTATTCCAACATGTGACGCTCAAAAACAGACGAGCAACCTGGCGACAACGAGCGCCCCAGTCCGAGTTGGACAACCACAACTTTCTAAAGTTGTTCGATCGAGTTCGTTTTCAAATTACCAATCAATGGGTTCTGCGTTCAAACCTGCCTACCAACACAGCAGTTACCCACACCACAATTACCCTTCCAACTCCCCACATTACAATCATGTTCCAAGTCCACCTGAAAGACAAGGCAACTCCAACAACAGCCCATCATCCGAGCACGTTGACCCAAATCACCCTCAACACCACGGCTACCAGATACCTGACGCCAACTACGACTTTGACGGCAATTTCGCTGGCCGGAGGCGCCAGACACCCTCTCTAGAATCGAACGTATCATATCAACAAAGGGGATTAACCGGTACACCAAATGTGACCGAACCAAACTCACAACAAGGAAACGGGGAAGCAGAAACTAAACGAGTTATTGTACCAGCAG ATCCACTAGTTTGGACGGAGGAGCACGTACAAGAATGGGTCGAATGGACGATTACGGAGTACAATCTAAGTGACGTCGATCGTTCCTCATTCAGCAATATCAACGGGCGAGCATTATGTGAGATGACAAAGGAGCATTTCCACCGAATAACCAGCGCGAAAAATGCTGACGTGTTCATGAGTCATTTGAATTACTTGAGAC GTCATACTGGACCTTTGCCCAACCTCAGTTCCGATGACGTGGAACACATTATTCAAGATGGCGTCTACCCCTACACTGGTGAACCAATCCCACCAATCCGTACAGCTAGAAACAGCTTCTATAATGATCCTGCATGTCCAGACGTGAACCCAACTGCCGCAAGACACGGCAGCAGATACATACCTTCCAATTATTCAGGACAACCAACCGAAACAAAGG GCCCAAGAAACGCAGTGCCCGTTACGTCTCCCAATATAGATCCGTATCAACTTTTCGGACCGACCAGTGCAAGACTTTGCAATCCTGGCAGTGGCCAGATTCAGCTTTGGCAGTTTCTTCTAGAACTGCTTAGCGACCCTGCAAACGCTGTGTGCATTACGTGGGAGGGAACAAACGGAGAATTCAAAATGGTGGACCCTGATGACGTAGCACGGCGTTGGGGAGAAAGAAAGAGCAAACCAAATATGAATTATGACAAGTTGAGCAGAGCTCTAAG GTACTATTATGACAAGAATATCATGACAAAAGTTCATGGAAAGAGATACGCTTACAAGTTCGACTTTCAAGGTCTAGCAGCTTCACTGCAGCCACAACCGGACCAATCGTCCTACTCATTCGGCGGCGACTTTAAACACCCGATCTACAGACATGAAATGCATTTCCAAGCACCTGGCCATGCCTATCCACCGATGCCACATCCAGCGCCGCCCTACCATGGACAAAAACATGCCTACATTCCGTCTCCGCCTGCCCGTTCCCCTTCGTATCCAGGACACCCGGCCGCCAGTCCAGGACAGTATTCGTGGCATCCAGATATGCCAGCGTATCCTGCTGTACCGACTCTTGCCAGCCCACACTCTAATCAACCTTTGCCACCTACTTCCTTCTATAACTAG